A genomic window from Holosporales bacterium includes:
- a CDS encoding BON domain-containing protein: protein MLSKAFFSLASAGVLLSGCAPVAIVGGTALVGFTALRSTPGITGKIGDVTIQARINTKWAKYNINVNDRLSVFAKGGYALLIGYAKDEQQRDKALQLAKEVLPSDKIYNEIRVGDRQGAGRYSSDAAITSKVSTAIFAKGKVRSFNYNATTLDGTVYVIGATNDPQEMQTVLDVVSNIKGVGKVVSYIRVIPDWVK, encoded by the coding sequence ATGTTATCGAAGGCATTTTTTTCTTTAGCAAGCGCTGGGGTGCTGTTAAGCGGCTGCGCCCCGGTTGCGATTGTCGGCGGAACAGCGCTGGTGGGTTTTACGGCCTTGCGCAGCACGCCTGGTATAACCGGCAAGATAGGCGACGTAACGATCCAAGCTCGCATCAATACAAAGTGGGCAAAGTACAACATAAACGTTAACGATCGACTTAGCGTGTTCGCAAAGGGCGGATATGCTCTTTTGATTGGCTACGCTAAAGACGAGCAGCAGAGAGATAAAGCCCTTCAACTTGCTAAAGAAGTACTACCATCAGACAAAATCTATAACGAAATTCGTGTAGGAGACCGCCAAGGCGCAGGAAGATACTCGTCGGACGCGGCAATAACCTCGAAAGTTAGCACAGCGATTTTTGCAAAAGGTAAAGTCCGATCGTTTAACTATAACGCAACAACCCTTGATGGAACGGTATATGTGATAGGTGCGACCAACGACCCACAGGAAATGCAAACTGTCCTTGATGTAGTCAGCAATATAAAAGGCGTCGGTAAAGTTGTCTCATACATCAGGGTTATCCCAGACTGGGTTAAATGA